The genomic interval TGcagaaaaaatgaggaaaaaaaaaaaggattgatAATGGTGTCTATGCATTGAAAGGCTGTCACTGTTAGGTTTTTAAAAGCACAAGAAAACTCTGCTGTGATGTTATGTTACAGCTAACTTGAGTTTGTTCTTGTAGCATTAACCATATGATCTGACAGCAAGAAACATATAAAACATCTCTACTCATAAAAGTGAATATGAGAAGGTCTTACAGAGAAACTTGcagaaaaaatgaggaaaaaaaaaaaagactgatAATGGGGTCTATGCATTGAAAAGCTGTCACTGTTAGGTTTTTAAAACCACAAGAAAACTCTGCAGGTCATCACAGTGAACATATTTCTTTCCCATTGGACTTTTCACATAACAATTGTCACAACATTGAGATCAGGCAGGAGTCTAGAGGCACAAATGACATTAAGGATGATGCCAAAAGACACAACCACGTTTCAGCAACAGCAAGGaattggtggggggggggggggggggggggtaggggCAGAGACATGAGAAAAAATAAAAGTCAGCTGCAAAGGGCAGTAAAATACATCATATAACTTTGCTCAGAGCTACCTTGTCAAAGACGGGAAATTCTGACTTGAAGCGTGTGCAAACAAATTCTAAGATCTGATCATTATTTCCTGGTTCCTCCTCACCAAACTGATTGCAAGGGAATGCCAATATCTCTAACCCTGCTCTAAGAACAAATAAAAAGTCATGGGTAAATCAATGTCAACAGTTATTCAGATAGGCAGAAAAGGGCATAGACATGCATCTATATGCATGTGCAAAAACAAAGACATGTACAATGTGCATTTCGAAATGTGAAAGCAACTCTTTTGTTTTGCTATATCACCAGAATCACTTGTGGTACGTTACAGAAATCCCAATAACTACCATTAAGCTCTATCAAAGACTCTAGCTTCTGTTAAATTTTTTAGGACACAGGCCATGATTAGGTCCAGCTAGGAAACAACAATAGCAGAACAACCTTGATCTTTGTATTTCTCATACAATTGGTTCAGCTCCGTGTAGTTTGAGTTGGTCATTCCACTGCCAAaaccaataaaaataaataaacaaaaaatgaagaaaaacaatCATTCTTGAGAAAGAGGAATCATAAACTTcaaagggcttagggtttcgttGAACAGCAAGCAATCTAACTCAAAATACATAATCAGAGAGTTTTGTCATTTCATTAAAAAGGAAACCAAATAAAAACTAAACATTAGGCCTGTTTGGATAAAGGATTTTGGGAGATTTCAGAATtgtaagaaaaaggaaaagaaaagaaaataaaatgaaaatcaattttgCACGGTAGTTTCTTTCTTTCTCAAATACTATTAAGaacaaaatttattcaaatataattgaaaataagGAAAAACCAAAGTCCAATGAGTAAtaagaaataatgaaaattttattcatcaatttacaatacatttcattttctttccaatttttcTCGATTACCAAGCAAGAAAAAGGTGGGTTCTTTCAAAGTTTATTTTACCTTTGTTCTTGCTCTCCAAGTTCCAAACGGGGCCCCAGGAAACGTCAAATATATGAACAGATAGAAATGAAAAGACAAGAGCAAGAGGTAAACCATTTGGATGCAACATTAACAATCAGCAGAACTTTCCCCTTGTACATGCTAAAATCTACATCATTTCCCTTGGCATCCTGCAAAGGGTGCCGACCATACATAAATATAAATTGGTTAATGAACTGTAAAAGCAAACGAATGAACTGGGATACCCTACAGATATCATATATCATCAAGAACTAGGGTTTTGATCTAAGATATCAAATCTTCCCTATTTCAGCAATAGCCTATTGTTCTATGAGCTACGGTCCGTGTCATGAAAGAAACAAGTGTTTCCACGAACCTACCACCTAATCAATTCTGTTCCACTTAATTCCCCTTTCATGGCCACATATTGGAATACAAGCTAAAAGAACCCATAAAAGGGGAAGTGGggattgaaattttttttcttagaacATTAGAAATCTAAGCTAGAATTGAAGAAAATCAGAAACCCATAACCAGAATCAAGCTCTAAAGTTGAAAGAAACAACTGACCTTGACGATGAAATCGTAGATTGAGTCTGGGTCATTTTTGGTTTGGCTTGCCATTCTGCTGAATGATCCTCCAACACAACAGTGGACAACCTCACAGAGCAGAAAACAGGGGAGCAGGACAATCGCAAAGCGTGCTTTGGCCTGTGTAATGTTTGAGGCATAATCATTACCCCCAAAAGAATTATTAAACAATTCCTAGAAGAGGTATAAGTAAATTATTAAAAAGCAATTGGATAGAAGGGAGTTTTTAACaattattaaggaaaaaaaaaatacaaataaggACGGATGGGGTAAATTTACGAAAATAAACCCAACCAAATTTTAAAAAGTcgattagaaattaaaaaaaaataaaaagacaaagAAAAACCTATAACCGACTTTGCAAAAGTCGGTTTTGAGCGTGACGAGACAAGAGATTGGCACATTGTCAATCAGTGCACGGGTATCCACTCGAGCTTCTAGCAAGTGAAGCCCTCGCTCAATTGAATGCAGTTGCTATATTGTGCAATAACACAAGGAATCGGGAGCCCCTTACTCTATTCCTTGATaccaaagaaaaaaataaaaaacgaaACTAAAAGTGAgagaaccgactttccaaaagtcggttctCGGGCATTTAGCCACAGCAATTTGCGTACACTACAGTCagcacagaaaaaaaaaaataaagtgacagaactgacttttggaaagtcggttttgCACCTATGTGGCTTCACCCCATCCATTAGCTACTTCCCGTGCATGCTCCCCCTTGCACCCCACTAGCTGCATGCTCCCCTTTCCCCCCAACCAACCTTTATTTATACTGCATTATTCATCTCCCTCTGTGTGCTTCTCATCTACTCATATGTTTTGAGTTTCTCTTGCATGCTCCCCTCCACCttcataaatttcattttttactTTCATTTTATATATCCATTCTATTAAATTTTGAGGCATGGAGTTCGGTCCAACTGATTCTTCCATCGTGACGTTAGGGACCTTGCATCCCTCCTATAGGGCATAGGAGGAGGATCATTCAGATGCCTTTAAATGGCTTCAGTGTGCACGTACATTAGAAACACAGTGGCATGCTGATCCTAGAAGCATTCCATGGATTAAACGAGTAAGGTTCTATCCATTGTACCAAATTCGGTACATTTGGCTTGACCACCACTTAATTAGTACATTGATGGAGCGTTGGAAGCTTGAAATGCACACAATTCACTTTCCTTGCGGCGAGGCAACAATAACGCTGTAGGATGTTGCCATCACAATCATTTGGAGGTCTGCTGTTCCCCCTGCAGGTTTGGTCATGGGAGTGCATGCCCTTTCTTGCTCCAATTAGACTTGGCCTGCAACATCTTCCTGCTAATTTCGGCGATGGCCTATTTTCACTTGTGACCAGGTTAGGATGCGTTTTACTTTCCATACATTTACAAAATTTAAGTGTTGTTATATTGGTAAATAACGATAAGCTCTATGTAACTTTATATGAATATAACATATTGCAGATGGCGAGCTTCATTTCTTACCTCGCACGTACCTTAGCATACTCTGTGATTTTATTGATATGACATTAATATGATGCGTAAGGGCCAGATAATACAATTTCATTTTCATTGGAATAGTAAAATGTGGTTAcataatttttagtatttttcttACATAAATGGCATGTGAGCAGTTTATATGGATGTTGTACATAGCGGATGTGTACGCTAATCTACCGCGCATGTGCTTCACTGGAGTGCAAGTTTGGCTTGTTCACACTCCCCTAATCTGATTTCAAGTCATATTATGGCACCTGTCGGAACACGTACTGCGGTAGTTTGGGCTGAGGTAGAATATCCCCTGTCTAACTCAGACAGGGTATGGCCCCGACAATAATTATCAGGTTTTGCACGAATGTGACCAATGTGAGAATTATCAAATTGATTGGCGCACTTTGTACAGGATTACCCTCCAAAGGTGGCAATGACAATTAGACCATGTCGTCCACATATTAACTGAACTTCCACTCCCTAGGCCTACACCTCTATGGGTCAAGGATATATATAATGAGTGGTACTGATCCATCACTATTCGTTGCACAAGCAGGACTGCTGGTCTGCATATGAAAGTGGTGAATGAATAAATTATTCAATACATATAGTAAATATACAACTATTTTCAATAACTTATTAATAGTTTCATAACATTCTGTTGTAGGAGCATATGATGAGGAATATATAACTATTTTCAATAACTTATTAATGGTTTCATAACATTCTGTTGTAGGAGCATATGATGGGAAACATCTAATTATCTAACTACATCTTGATATGTCCAGCTAGACCGATTGCGGAAGCCTGTATGTAGTTTGTCGCTTATGAAGCTCGTCGGTCAGTTCACAGGTTTACCTATGTCGATGCGAAGGGTGCCGAATCAGATGATgatgctttaatttttttatttttttatttttttatcgaATTTAATTTGAACGTGGAGTTTACGAAATAGAAGGATTGAGTGAATTGATTTGTCATTTTAACAATAACAAATTACTACATTCTCAATTGTAAATGGTAATGTCTATTTTATATTCatgaaattttctttaaaaaaaagtgaaaattattGTTAATGTCTGTCACCATGAGAAAACACATAGCTCTATCAATACTTGAGATACCGAAAGTTATCTGGAGTTCATAAAATGAACGGTTATGATTTACCCTTGTTAATCCGTCCTAGCCTGGGAGTATAAAGTCagaaggggggtgaatggactctttttgcgtatttaaaattttctctacaaaataaaactcttggcaagattgcAAGCAACTATATCtcaataaatataaatcatgcacaagatataaaataaagagtgtaagggggagaaagaacaacactggtatttttacgtggttcggcaccaagccaaggattccattataaacTCTTTCAACGGCAGAGAAGCCTCATACTTGGAAACAAATCCCTAacctcgggaacaaatccctaccatgctcacaaagagccttcaccaaGCGGTTCACGAAGAACTTTACAagaatggttcacaaagaacctaacaagatgatggaaatacaaaagagtgctcctcaaatgagctaatatcaaatacaatcaatctcacactattctctcaaggattGAATCACACAAGATCAATAAGCAAGAGAaaattgagcacttgtgaatgaatgactaaaatgcaaagtgttaggttttagtaaaatgatatttttcacaaatattatcaataatgctcaaaaccatgtctaaacaagcctaatagcttgtatttatagccacaGAGCCAATATGAatgttaactagccgttgggagtGAATCCCATGTGATTTGCTTGAGAACTAGCCATTTTGTAGCCGTTAGCATCATTCTGCCCATTagactcgtcgactagtgccctgcactcatcgactagtgccctaaatcaaaaaaagtcatcaacatgaaagttgtgagattttttcttgactttccaaggacaccaagatcgtcctttttggaaaattttagcaaaagttatgccccaaataccgaagggtgttcaggactcaaggctgcactacgttaGACGACGATTGCTCTATTTTTCCTTTAAAACAttattggacaaaagtatatgaaatatatttagtCTAATGAatattaaaacttgtccaagtgagtttccatttgaatataagatatcttgattaagaAAATACATTTCAAAACTTATTTGGATATCTTATATACTTCCATGTCCTATATGAAAATATGCTTCGACTTTCTTGAAGCTCTTGGACATAAAACTCGTTTTGTTAAAATCGGGACAAAGTATGAAGAAGTTTTTAaaaccaagatgttgaaaacttgtcccttatgaaaacatatttgagtttaggattcgtttgacaaactctttgttttatatttgaaaactataaatgtGAGTTTCTGATTTGTGAaaacctataaactcaagtgtcctaatatgcatatgcaattttgcTCAGAAATTATGCAAGAATCAAAattgcaagagttacaaaatacaCTACCTCAAGCACACACTCATTACATATAATTAAACAaaaagcttcctttggttgtgtttGAGTCTTTTTTGAGTGAGTGTTCATTTGATATTCCTATTGTAATGTTAACTCAGTCCGATCTTTgtctttgatccagtacttcatgtacgTGTATTTGTACTAttatgatctgcaaagatggaagaaCACTAGGAAcgacatataggttaatatcatcaacacatataaaccatgatagtgtagctACCAAGGCTAACAACCCAAAGCGCTCAAAATTCATCAAATCAACGATGATGATCTTGCCACTGAATGCACCAATCCTCCCTGCAAAAGGATTGAAGTGATATGAGTAAAGGAGATTAAGAAATAGAGGATAGTTGAATTGATGTTCTGTCATATGTGAAACATGATACAGGATAACTGTTTATAGAGTTTCAGTACACCAGAGTAGCTATCTTAtagatatttcaaaattcaaataacaacaaaatacttttcaaaattttaaataaaaatagaagatcTGAagaatatttcaaaattcaaataacaatagaatatcttttcaaaatttacatAATAGCAGAAGATCGGATCGGTTGTCCTCCTAATTCTCCTCCTTATTTTACTCCAACTGATAGCTATGAATTTTCTTGTTTGGTTTGTTACTCAGTTCCACATTTTCCTCTACACGCCCCCTTAATCTGAAGGGTATTGTTCAAACATTTAGATTGGccaaaatgattttaaatttgCAAGGGGACACCGGCTTAGTTAATGAATCAGCAAGTTGATCTCTACTAGATATAAACTGAACATTAAGCTGCTTTCTTCGAACTTGGTCATGTACATAATGAAAATCAATCTCAAGGTGCTTTGTATGAGCATGAAACATGGGATTAGCAGCCAAGCATGTGGCTCCAATATTGTCACACCAAAACACAGGTGGTTTTGGAAGCTTAATGAATTGACAAGTTGATCTCTACTAGATATAAACTGAACATTAAGCTGCTTTCTTCGAACTTGGTCACGTACATAATGAAAATCAATCTTGATGTGCTTTTGTACGAGCATGAAACATAGGATTAGCAGCCAAACATGTGGCTCCAGTATTGTCACACCAAAACATAGGTGGTTTTGGAAGCTTAAGGCCAATTTCACATAAAATCAATTGCATCCATTGTAGTTTTGAAGCTGTATTTGTTGGTGACTTATATTTAGCTTTGGTACTACTACGGGCAACTGTGAATTGTTGCTTGCACCACTAGGAAATAAGATTGTTGCCCATAAAAATGCAATATGCACCTATTAATCGACGATCATCTCAATCAGCTACccaatcaaaatatgaaaaagcTTGAATTGCAAAATTAGATGACCTGCTGAGGAATAAACCCGTTGATATGGTATGTTTAAGATAACGTAGAATCCTTTTTACAGCCTGttagtgtcacgccccgaacccggatatgggacccaggggtgaaaatgtaatctaacccaTCCCTGTTTCATAACAACCATCCACatatacagtacaaaggatgagggtccaaccccgtggggttcccaagcaccctaaacacatccaaacacaacagaatatacgtagcggaaaaggttattctatatatatatatgcagtaccatactagagtctatacaagagcataacaggctctatcatacaacgtacaactgggagcccaacacatcccaaaatggcaacccatcaaaacacaatcctagcacttacccaagcgctaaccgcaatacaccggccactacactccccacaccaggacgctagttccggttactcgaaggacttgtaaaaatgtgcgtacagtaggggtgagacacctctcagtaaggaagaacacatgttatattagtgtatggaatttgagtgttatcatgatataacatacacgtagttaaatgcagttccagtactagtttcacaacagtgcctacaagcacacacacacacacacacacacacacatgatcagcaatcctggtgtcgtcacacccatcggcccaaagccggcccatgacatacggcattggcccatagccaacccgcgaacatggCGCCACTGggacatggctagtccccgactcccatagCATTGTACcgacgctaaactggtggatccacacccttcggacTGAtatgccggaataggctcacgcccttagatatagagccggacctcTACCAATCTATaaccagcgatttcatacgccctcggatatagagccggacactcttagtacctagaacaattcggaaccgtgttcctactagcatttaaacaattatacacacacatgcatgctcatataaccaaacaaaccacacccatttggtaatctaaaatcatgattttccaaacaaatacagtttaaataagtcaagacacgaccatccctataacacagtataaatcaacatatacatttggttttcaataaaaccagggatgcagcccattgccccatttttcccaaaactgtaatcatgaaaaacccatagttttcttcgttagatcccctcaaatgagtaggaaaaacacacacaagaccgtgaaccatagttctaccaagtccgatttcaaaaataaccgatataaacacaattcccatTACCTTTCCCTAAAATAGCAAATCTCAAAATCTAAGGCTCCTAAACtgtgaaccaagttccaaaacctacaactaACAGTACAAGAGATGCTTACAAGACTGTactctacaaaactaccggatcataattgaaaatcaagccttaccttaattttttgccaaaacccgaaaatctctgaaacatGATTCCggtctgtagaacttgtagagaatccttccatgatcctcatggtaacttcagatttacgatTCTCATGACGAACaacgaggaaatctagagagatagagagtagggagagttctagagagagagagagagagaagatatttgagtttcttagcttggaagtaatgaaaacttctatttatagccctttgacctggccacttctcgtcgatgaattgcagcctcatcgacgaggctctatagtcttctcgttaacgaggtcttggtctcgtcgacgagtctaggaTCTCCGATTTTTCGAAaatccttggcttctcctcgttgacgagcttctGAACTTCACCAACGAGAGATAaatggacttcgtcgacaaactctggcaTCATTGAAGAATCttgctaaattcccaatttgcctctcttttatttatttaaacccatatatcacggttcgggttcttacagctAGTGTGGTTCCAACGGGTTATGCATGAATTTATTTACTTTGTGTACTGAAAAATCAAGATCTTGTCTAGTGAAAGTTAAACATTGTTAGCTTCTAACAACCTGTCTATAGAGATGACGATTTGAACATTTAGTGCCCTCAATTGCAGATAGTTGATAGCTAGTGGACATAGGATTTGTAAAGACCTtaaatttcatataatttttttaaatatactgcaaaataaaatactttgatACCCATGATtatatctgctataacatcttagGCCCCAGGTAGGCATTAGGGAAATTTCTTGTTCACAGAGTAAcatacctatgcaacggaaaacataaaatcatacatccatatatacaatactagaatccagtattatctcaaaacatacatacataattatacaaAATTCCAATATCTTCCACCCAAAATTCCTGAATACTATTCAAAAATACAATTCCCCctaataacacttaccctacaaacagggtagtgtaaacgacccctctacctgcgagcctgatcagctcgtctaactagttcacttaaaaaatgttaatttactaggatgagacaatgctcagtaagaagaaatatgctattactagtgtgtggcaactgaattTACATAAATAATTGAATTGAGATATCATGTAATTAGTATGTATCTCACACCTGCATatcttaaaatacaattgtatcatctgagttttctatttaatcatactgctagtattataatatatctgttgatattttgtaaatctatatataaataaataactgagAAATATCCCTGGAAAtctaaatgtcatgatttaaaccctcatgacagggttatgtggCCTGTatgctggacttaactctggttgaccCACCAAGATAAGTCACCTGTGTAACGACCTGGAAATAAAAACTATAAATAATtgggaaatataataaatgaaaaggataataaagggaaaaggaaagaaattggagAAGGAATAGCAGGCCACGTCGATGAATGTtctgtattcgttgatgagtgtccttctagggatcgtcgatgaattctgttcctcatcgacgaaggaatcccgagagagtaaattttaaactttgaatttcgttgatgaaagtGTCTTCTCGTCgaggaagaaaggaaaagaagcaCTGGGCTCTGTATGCCCAaagtgtaataagaggcataggggtgaatgcagGTTTGACACTCTGAATTGCTATAGGTGCGGTAAGCCAGGGCATATCAAGAAAGATTGTCAggaaccattgcctatggtatctATTCAGAATTAGGACCGGGGAAAATAGCAgttaccacttggaagaggtgctccACCCCAACTGTATACACTTCAAgttgaggaggatgccatcaaagaagcaggtatgagattatatttaagaaagtgatgatttaatttaatgaagaatGATTGAACGActtatatgatgatatgtatgctGAGCTCTTATAGTtgtagt from Malania oleifera isolate guangnan ecotype guangnan chromosome 9, ASM2987363v1, whole genome shotgun sequence carries:
- the LOC131164841 gene encoding probable glutathione peroxidase 8 isoform X2 — protein: MASQTKNDPDSIYDFIVKDAKGNDVDFSMYKGKVLLIVNVASKCGMTNSNYTELNQLYEKYKDQGLEILAFPCNQFGEEEPGNNDQILEFVCTRFKSEFPVFDKIEVNGGNTAPLYKFLKSGKWGIFGDDVQWNFAKFLVDKEGLVADRYYPTTSPFSIEHDIRKLLGIL